A single genomic interval of Electrophorus electricus isolate fEleEle1 chromosome 4, fEleEle1.pri, whole genome shotgun sequence harbors:
- the LOC113569247 gene encoding extracellular calcium-sensing receptor-like, producing the protein MAHHACLLTFWLFLIMPMWCLSTNKNECIYQGEEGSQSFYQDGDVILGGLFPLHYSPVPTERFFQSKPAATEYKDFSSRALRWMRTMTFAVAEINQRQDLLPKLSLGYHIHDSCDDIPVSVKRSLLLVNGQPEKERGASCADVRRQPSPVIVGDASSGVSMAVLRTLGSFQIPLVSYFASCSCLSNKKEFPSFMRTMPSDEFQIKALAKLVHYFQWSWVGLIGADSDYARFAIQLFLKESVRYNVCPAYVHFYPVILSKEALRELMNIIRDSTATVILNFSSESTLQTILQECRRQNITNLQWIASEAWATSNALWGDFSDLLQGTLGFAIRKGEIPSLYRYLTLLNTSNIQTSHFLSEFWEDTFNCRVNGSLNTHIHRQEALNRVACTGRESLDDVYTLYSDVSQLRVSYNVYKAVYLIAHALHDMSTCVPGQGPFHNGTCGSLKYLLPWQLLSYMKRANFTTLGEDVSFDEHGDPIASYDLMSWQVASDGSLQLVKVGFYDASLKDETNLVINDSVIMWHSGNKAPVSVCSQSCLPGSRKARRKGEPICCFDCIPCAEGEISNETDSNDCLRCSREMWPNQARDQCLPKVLEYLSFWEPLGIVLWVVSTIGACLTVAVLCVFVMYRNTPVIRGNNMELSFMLLLFLCVCFLIGLTFIGKPTDWRCQIRYTAFGISFALCIACILAKTTVVLMAFRATLPGSDVMKWFGPAKQRFSVIFCSCIQALVCIIWLTTKPPFAANRTQFLSATIIVECDVGSEIGFWCVLGYIGLLACTCFLTAFLARKLPDNFNEAKCITFSMVIFFAVWITFIPVYVSTRGKYMVAVHVFAILASAFGLLLCIFAPKCYVVLLRPEKNIRKNMMKK; encoded by the exons ATGGCACACCATGCATGTCTGCTCACATTCTGGCTTTTCCTGATCATGCCTATGTGGTGTCTGTCCACAAATAAGAATGAGTGCATCTATCAGGGAGAAGAAGGCAGCCAAAGTTTCTACCAGGATGGAGATGTTATTCTGGGAGGCCTCTTCCCCCTGCATTACAGCCCTGTTCCAACAGAGAGATTTTTCCAAAGCAAACCTGCAGCAACTGAGTACAAGGa CTTTAGTTCTCGAGCCCTGAGGTGGATGAGGACGATGACCTTTGCAGTGGCAGAGATTAACCAGAGGCAGGACCTGTTACCAAAGCTGTCTCTGGGCTATCACATTCATGACAGCTGTGATGACATACCCGTGTCAGTGAAGAGATCACTGCTCCTGGTCAATGGGCagccagagaaagaaagaggagcaAGCTGTGCAGATGTGCGCAGGCAGCCATCTCCTGTCATAGTGGGAGATGCTTCTTCAGGTGTGTCCATGGCTGTGCTGAGAACTCTGGGCTCATTCCAAATACCTTTG GTAAGCTACTTTGCATCCTGCTCCTGTCTGAGCAATAAGAAAGAGTTCCCCTCATTTATGCGGACAATGCCAAGTGATGAATTTCAGATTAAAGCTTTAGCAAAGCTAGTCCACTATTTCCAGTGGAGCTGGGTAGGGCTTATAGGCGCAGATTCAGACTATGCACGATTTGCCATTCAGCTGTTTCTGAAGGAGTCTGTCAGGTATAATGTGTGCCCTGCATATGTGCACTTCTACCCCGTCATTCTCTCCAAAGAAGCACTGAGGGAGTTAATGAACATTATTCGAGACTCCACAGCCACAGTCATACTCAACTTCTCTAGTGAATCAACGCTGCAGACCATCCTGCAAGAGTGCCGACGACAAAACATCACGAATCTGCAGTGGATCGCCAGTGAAGCCTGGGCCACATCAAATGCCCTGTGGGGTGATTTTAGTGATCTATTACAGGGGACACTGGGTTTTGCCATTAGGAAGGGGGAAATCCCGAGCCTATATAGATACCTCACATTGCTGAACACCTCCAACATTCAAACCTCCCATTTTTTATCTGAATTTTGGGAGGACACTTTCAACTGCCGTGTCAATGGAtccttaaatacacacatacacagacaggaagcccTGAACAGAGTTGCCTGCACTGGGAGGGAAAGTCTGGATGATGTGTACACCCTCTATTCAGATGTGTCACAGCTTAGAGTGTCCTACAATGTATACAAGGCTGTGTACCTTATAGCACATGCCTTGCATGATATGAGCACCTGTGTTCCAGGACAGGGCCCCTTTCATAATGGAACGTGTGGGAGCCTAAAGTACCTTCTGCCATGGCag CTATTGAGCTACATGAAACGAGCAAACTTTACAACTCTGGGTGAGGATGTGAGCTTCGATGAGCATGGGGATCCCATTGCCTCTTATGACCTGATGAGCTGGCAGGTTGCGAGTGATGGCTCGCTTCAGTTGGTGAAAGTGGGCTTCTATGATGCCTCACTGAAGGATGAGACGAACCTAGTCATAAATGATTCAGTGATTATGTGGCACAGTGGGAACAAG GCACCGGTGTCAGTGTGCAGCCAAAGTTGTTTGCCAGGCTCCAGGAAGGCCAGGCGAAAGGGTGAACCCATATGCTGCTTTGACTGCATACCATGCGCTGAGGGAGAGATTAGCAATGAAACAG ACTCAAATGATTGTTTGAGATGCTCAAGGGAGATGTGGCCAAACCAAGCCCGAGATCAATGCTTGCCTAAGGTCTTGGAATACCTGTCCTTTTGGGAGCCACTGGGTATAGTGCTCTGGGTGGTTTCGACTATTGGAGCCTGTCTGACTGTGgcagtgctttgtgtgtttgtgatgtataGGAATACCCCTGTCATCCGAGGCAACAATATGGAACTCAGCTTCATGCTTCTCTTGttcctttgtgtgtgctttctgaTAGGTCTGACATTCATTGGCAAGCCCACTGATTGGCGCTGTCAGATCAGATACACAGCCTTTGGAATCAGCTTTGCGCTCTGCATTGCTTGTATCTTGGCTAAAACCACTGTGGTTCTGATGGCTTTCAGGGCCACTCTTCCTGGTAGTGATGTCATGAAGTGGTTTGGACCCGCTAAGCAGAGATTCAGTGTCATATTCTGCTCTTGTATTCAAGCTCTTGTTTGCATCATATGGCTAACGACCAAGCCTCCCTTTGCTGCTAATAGAACTCAGTTTCTGAGTGCTACTATAATTGTAGAGTGTGATGTGGGATCTGAGATAGgattctggtgtgtgttgggatACATTGGCCTCTTGGCTTGCACATGCTTTTTAACAGCTTTTTTGGCCAGAAAACTTCCAGATAATTTCAACGAGGCAAAATGTATCACTTTCAGTATGGTCATCTTTTTTGCTGTGTGGATAACCTTCATCCCTGTTTATGTGAGTACTCGTGGAAAGTACATGgttgctgtgcatgtgtttgccaTATTAGCTTCTGCTTTTGGTCTCCTTTTGTGTATATTTGCTCCAAaatgttatgttgtgctgttgagacctgaaaaaaacattagaaaGAATATGATGAAAAAATAG
- the LOC118241257 gene encoding extracellular calcium-sensing receptor-like, with protein MAHHACLLTFWLFLIMPMWCLSTNKNECIYQGEEGTQGFYQDGDVILGGLFPLHSSPVATERAFQSKPAAVEYKDFSSRALRWMRTMTFAVAEINQRQDLLPKLSLGYHIHDSCDDIPVSVKRSLLLVNGQPEKERGASCADVRRQPSPVIVGDASSGVSMAVLRTLGSFQIPLVSYFASCSCLSNKKEFPSFMRTMPSDEFQIKALAKLVHYFQWSWVGLIGVDLDYARFAIQLFLKESVRYNVCPAYVHFYPVILSKEALRELMNIIRDSTATVILNFSRESTLQTILQECRRQNITHLQWIASEAWATSNALWGDFSDLLQGTLGFAIRKGEIPSLYRYLTLLNTSNIQTSHFLSEFWEDTFNCRVNGSLNTHIHRQEALNRVACTGRESLDDVYTLYSDVSQLRVSYNVYKAVYLIAHALHDMSTCVPGQGPFHNGTCGSLKYLLPWQLLSYMKRANFTTLGEDVSFDEHGDPIASYDLMSWQVASDGSLQLVKVGFYDASLKDETNLVINDSVIMWHSGNKAPVSVCSQSCLPGSRKARRKGEPICCFDCIPCAEGEISNETDSNDCLRCSREMWPNQARDQCLPKVLEYLSFWEPLGIVLWVVSTIGACLTVAVLCVFVMYRNTPVIQGNNMELSFMLLLFLCVCFLIGLTFIGKPTDWRCQIRYTAFGISFALCIACILAKTTVVLMAFRATLPGSDVMKWFGPAKQRFSVIFCSCIQALVCIIWLTIKPPFAANRTQFLSATIIVECDVGSEIGFWFVLGYIGLLACTCFLTAFLARKLPDNFNEAKFITFSMVIFFAVWITFIPVYVSTRGKYMVAVHVFAILASAFGLLLCIFTPKCYVVLLRPEKNIRKNMMKK; from the exons ATGGCACACCATGCATGTCTGCTCACATTCTGGCTTTTCCTGATCATGCCTATGTGGTGTCTGTCCACAAACAAGAATGAGTGCATCTATCAGGGAGAAGAAGGCACCCAAGGTTTCTACCAGGATGGAGATGTTATTCTGGGAGGTCTGTTTCCCCTGCACTCCAGCCCTGTTGCAACAGAGAGAGCTTTCCAAAGCAAACCTGCAGCAGTTGAATACAAAGa CTTTAGTTCTCGAGCCCTGAGGTGGATGAGGACGATGACCTTTGCAGTGGCAGAGATTAACCAGAGGCAGGACCTGTTACCAAAGCTGTCTCTGGGCTATCACATTCATGACAGCTGTGATGACATACCCGTGTCAGTGAAGAGATCACTGCTCCTGGTCAATGGCCagccagagaaagaaagaggagcaAGCTGTGCAGATGTGCGCAGGCAGCCGTCTCCTGTCATAGTGGGAGATGCTTCTTCAGGTGTGTCCATGGCTGTGCTGAGAACTCTGGGCTCATTCCAAATACCTTTG GTAAGCTACTTCGCATCCTGCTCCTGTCTGAGCAATAAGAAAGAGTTTCCCTCATTTATGCGGACGATGCCAAGTGATGAATTTCAGATTAAAGCTTTAGCAAAGCTAGTCCACTATTTCCAGTGGAGCTGGGTGGGGCTCATAGGTGTGGATTTAGATTATGCACGATTTGCTATTCAGCTGTTTCTGAAGGAGTCTGTCAGGTATAATGTGTGCCCTGCATATGTGCACTTCTACCCTGTCATTCTCTCCAAAGAAGCACTGAGGGAGTTAATGAACATTATTCGAGACTCCACAGCCACAGTCATACTCAACTTCTCTAGAGAATCAACGCTGCAGACCATCCTGCAAGAGTGCCGACGACAAAACATCACACATCTGCAGTGGATCGCCAGTGAAGCCTGGGCCACATCAAATGCCCTGTGGGGTGATTTTAGTGATCTATTACAGGGGACACTGGGTTTTGCCATTAGGAAGGGGGAAATCCCGAGCCTATATAGATACCTCACATTGCTGAACACCTCCAACATTCAAACCTCCCATTTTTTATCTGAATTTTGGGAGGACACTTTCAACTGCCGTGTCAATGGAtccttaaatacacacatacacagacaggaagcccTGAACAGAGTTGCCTGCACTGGGAGGGAAAGTCTGGATGATGTGTACACCCTCTATTCAGATGTGTCACAGCTTAGAGTGTCCTACAATGTATACAAGGCTGTGTACCTTATAGCACATGCCTTGCATGATATGAGCACCTGTGTTCCAGGACAGGGCCCCTTTCATAATGGAACGTGTGGGAGCCTAAAGTACCTTCTGCCATGGCag CTATTGAGCTACATGAAACGAGCAAACTTTACAACTCTGGGTGAGGATGTGAGCTTCGATGAGCATGGGGATCCCATTGCCTCTTATGACCTGATGAGCTGGCAGGTTGCGAGTGATGGCTCGCTTCAGTTGGTGAAAGTGGGCTTCTATGATGCCTCACTGAAGGATGAGACGAACCTAGTCATAAATGATTCAGTGATTATGTGGCACAGTGGGAACAAG GCACCGGTGTCAGTGTGCAGCCAAAGTTGTTTGCCAGGCTCCAGGAAGGCCAGGCGAAAGGGTGAACCCATATGCTGCTTTGACTGCATACCATGCGCTGAGGGAGAGATTAGCAATGAAACAG ACTCAAATGATTGTTTGAGATGCTCAAGGGAAATGTGGCCAAACCAAGCCCGAGATCAATGCTTGCCTAAGGTCTTGGAATACCTGTCCTTTTGGGAGCCACTGGGTATAGTGCTCTGGGTGGTTTCGACCATTGGAGCCTGTCTGACTGTGgcagtgctttgtgtgtttgtgatgtataGGAATACACCTGTCATCCAAGGCAACAATATGGAACTCAGCTTCATGCTTCTCTTGttcctttgtgtgtgctttctgaTAGGTCTGACATTCATTGGCAAGCCCACTGATTGGCGCTGTCAGATCAGATACACAGCCTTTGGAATCAGCTTTGCGCTCTGCATTGCTTGTATCTTGGCTAAAACCACTGTGGTTCTGATGGCTTTCAGGGCCACTCTTCCTGGTAGTGATGTCATGAAGTGGTTTGGACCCGCTAAGCAGAGATTCAGTGTCATATTCTGCTCTTGTATTCAAGCTCTTGTTTGCATCATATGGCTAACGATCAAGCCTCCCTTTGCTGCTAATAGAACTCAGTTTCTGAGTGCTACTATAATTGTAGAGTGTGATGTGGGATCTGAGATAGGATTCTGGTTTGTGTTGGGATACATTGGCCTCTTGGCTTGCACATGCTTTTTAACAGCTTTTTTGGCCAGAAAACTTCCAGATAATTTCAACGAGGCAAAATTTATCACTTTCAGTATGGTCATCTTTTTTGCTGTGTGGATAACCTTCATCCCTGTTTATGTGAGTACTCGTGGAAAGTACATGgttgctgtgcatgtgtttgccaTATTAGCTTCTGCTTTTGGTCTCCTTTTATGTATATTTACTCCAAAATGTTATGTTGTGCTGCTGAGAcctgaaaaaaacattagaaaGAATATGATGAAAAAATAG
- the LOC113589743 gene encoding extracellular calcium-sensing receptor-like, with protein MAHGDITIGGIFPLHYRVELPATDYTSKPLAAQCQGFDARALRWALAMRLAVDEINNSVDLLPHHTLGYRIFDSCATPVTAQRAVLAVLNDLNVAQNLMCSGGEPVLAIVGESGSSQSIVVSRTLQPFRIPMISYFSTCSCLSDRKQFPTFFRVVPSDDYQVKAIAQLLKRFGWTWIGVVTEDHDYGRFALQGLKQEIENTDICLAYHKMIPKDFKQDQVLEILNVMRKSTARVVVVFSGEGEFYPFLKEFMTQNITGIQWVASEAWVTASILAETYPFLTGTIGFAIRQGHVPGLQEYLMMVNPQKYPSNPLVQELWGALYGCSPSPSNGGTQLPLCTGQETLRKQHSAYMNTSSTRVTYNVYKAVYAIAHSLQSFFQCVPGSGPFNSSSCGDINDIYPWQLQHYLQEVSFLVSGEHVNFDTRGDSVPSYDLINWQRQKNGDISFIKVGLYDGARDSGKELVIQDQAIMWLGNQSKVPVSICSDSCTLGFRKAVRNGEPLCCFDCVPCDSGKISNQTDSVDCMECPEDYWSNANGTTCIPKIVEFLSQRDTMGVILMVIAIVGSCLTTAVLAIFLHYRGTPIVRINNSELSFFILFSLTLCFLCALIFIGEPTSWSCMLRHTTFSITFSLCISCILGKTLVVLAAFTATQPGNNVMKWLGPVQQRIIIFSCTLVQMLICAAWLIASPPFPYRNTQYQHSKIILDCSVGSDLAFWCVLGYIGLLATVCFVLAFLARKLPGNFNEAKYITFSMLIFCAVWLAFVPAYVSSPGKFTTAVEIFAILASSFGLLLCLFAPKCYIILLKPEKNTKQHLTGKTTK; from the exons ATGGCTCATGGAGACATCACAATCGGAGGAATTTTCCCTTTGCATTACAGAGTGGAACTACCAGCAACAGATTATACAAGCAAACCTTTGGCAGCACAGTGTCAAGG GTTCGACGCCAGGGCACTTCGCTGGGCTCTGGCCATGAGGCTTGCTGTAGATGAGATTAACAACAGTGTAGACCTGCTACCCCACCATACGCTGGGCTACAGGATCTTTGACTCCTGTGCCACTCCAGTCACAGCTCAGAGGGCAGTGCTGGCTGTACTGAATGACCTGAATGTGGCTCAGAATTTGATGTGTTCTGGTGGGGAACCTGTACTTGCCATAGTTGGAGAATCTGGTTCTTCACAATCCATTGTTGTCTCTAGAACACTGCAGCCTTTCAGAATACCTAtg ataAGCTACTTTTCAACCTGCTCCTGTCTAAGTGATCGAAAACAATTCCCAACATTTTTCAGAGTAGTCCCAAGCGATGACTACCAGGTAAAAGCCATTGCTCAGCTCTTGAAGAGATTTGGCTGGACATGGATTGGCGTGGTCACTGAAGACCATGATTATGGTAGATTTGCTTTGCAAGGCCTGAAACAAGAGATAGAAAACACTGATATTTGTCTGGCCTATCACAAAATGATTCCTAAAGATTTCAAGCAAGATCAAGTCCTTGAAATTCTGAATGTGATGAGAAAGTCTACTGCAAGGGTGGTGGTTGTGTTTTCCGGTGAAGGGGAATTTTACCCTTTCTTAAAAGAATTCATGACTCAAAACATCACAGGAATCCAGTGGGTTGCCAGTGAAGCTTGGGTCACTGCCTCAATATTAGCAGAAACATATCCATTCTTAACTGGCACAATTGGATTTGCTATTCGCCAAGGCCATGTGCCAGGGCTGCAAGAGTATCTGATGATGGTAAACCCCCAGAAATACCCTTCCAACCCCCTGGTGCAGGAGCTGTGGGGGGCTCTGTATGGTtgctccccctccccttctAATGGTGGCACCCAGTTGCCCCTCTGTACGGGACAGGAGACGCTCCGCAAACAACACTCGGCCTACATGAACACCTCCAGTACTCGTGTCACTTACAATGTATATAAAGCAGTGTATGCCATTGCTCATTCCCTTCAGAGTTTCTTTCAGTGTGTACCAGGAAGTGGGCCTTTTAATAGTTCTTCATGTGGAGACATCAATGATATCTATCCATGGcag CTGCAACATTACCTTCAGGAGGTTTCTTTTTTGGTCTCTGGTGAACACGTGAACTTTGACACCAGGGGAGACTCAGTTCCATCTTATGATCTTATAAACtggcagagacagaaaaatggAGACATCAGCTTTATCAAAGTGGGTCTTTATGATGGAGCGAGGGATTCTGGGAAAGAACTGGTCATCCAGGATCAGGCAATCATGTGGCTTGGCAATCAGAGCAAG GTGCCAGTATCCATTTGCAGTGACAGCTGCACTCTGGGATTTAGGAAGGCTGTCCGTAATGGGGAGCCTCTGTGCTGCTTTGACTGTGTACCATGTGACAGTGGCAAAATTAGCAATCAGACAG ATTCAGTAGACTGTATGGAGTGTCCTGAAGATTACTGGTCTAATGCTAATGGAACAACATGCATTCCTAAGATTGTTGAGTTCCTCTCCCAGAGGGATACAATGGGAGTTATCCTGATGGTGATAGCCATAGTAGGGTCTTGTCTTACGACCGCTGTCCTGGCAATATTCTTGCACTATCGAGGAACTCCCATAGTACGCATCAataactcagagctgagcttcttCATCCTGTTCTCCTTgactctgtgttttctgtgtgcattGATCTTTATTGGGGAGCCCACATCTTGGTCCTGCATGTTGCGCCACACGACTTTCAGCATCACCTTCTCCCTCTGTATCTCCTGCATCCTGGGCAAAACCTTAGTGGTCCTGGCTGCCTTCACAGCCACGCAGCCTGGAAACAATGTGATGAAATGGCTCGGGCCTGTGCAGCAGAGGATCATCATCTTTAGCTGCACACTGGTACAAATGCTGATCTGTGCTGCATGGCTCATAGCCTCCCCACCGTTCccttacagaaacacacagtatCAGCATTCCAAGATCATTCTAGACTGCAGTGTGGGATCAGACCTGGCTTTCTGGTGTGTCCTTGGCTACATTGGCCTCTTGGcgactgtgtgttttgttttggccttCCTGGCACGCAAACTACCTGGAAATTTTAATGAGGCTAAGTATATCACCTTTAGCATGCTGATATTTTGTGCTGTTTGGCTAGCCTTTGTTCCTGCCTACGTCAGCTCACCTGGTAAATTTACTACAGCCGTTgaaatatttgctattttagCATCCAGTTTTGGCCtgcttttgtgtctgtttgctccaaaatgttatattattttactCAAACCAGAAAAGAACACTAAACAGCATCTAACAGGGAAgacaacaaaataa
- the LOC113589744 gene encoding extracellular calcium-sensing receptor: MTLVLLWLLSLPLPALSEALDLQCTLQNVFNPGFMADGHFVIGGIFPLHYNQEMPDLNCTYKPGPVKCNGFDPRAFRWALAMKLAVEEINNSSKLLPGHTLGYKIFDSCAYPLTGQRATLAVLNGRNEADMPMCSGAGPMVAIIGESGSAQSIVLSRILRPFMIPMISYFSSCACLSDRREFPTFFRTIPSDAYQVKAIAKLLLHFNWTWVGVVRGDHAYGHFALQGLLKELDGTSVCIAYQEMIPLLYNTRRALEIIHVINSSSARVVVVFSAEGELTPFLRDCMEQNLTGIQWVASEAWVTASVFTESKYYPLLGGTIGFGIRQGHIPGLQEYLMMVNPQKYPSNPLVQELWGALYGCSPSPSSSSSGGTQLPFCTGQETLHKQHSAYMNTSNTRITYNVYKGVYAIAHSLHNLMSCKPGNGPFINSTCTDVTKVYPWQLQHYLQEVSFTISGERVNFDMKGDSIPSYDLINWQKGTAGNIELVKAGMYDEAQEAGSELVVYDTALAWPGDQSEVPVSVCSDSCTPGFRKAVRNGEPLCCFDCVPCDSGKISNQTDSIDCMACPDDYWSNVDGTACIPKVVEFLSHDAMGVILTVIAVVGACVTLSVFTVFLYHRNTPIVRINNSELSFFVLFSLTLCFLCALIFIGEPTSWSCMLRHTTFSITFSLCISCILGKTLVVLAAFTATQPGNNVMKWLRPVQQRIIIFSCTLVQMLICAAWLIASPPFPYRNTQYQHSKIILDCSVGSDLAFWCVLGYIGLLATVCFVLAFLARKLPGNFNEAKYITFSMLIFCAVWLAFVPAYVSSPGKFTTAVEIFAILASSFGLLLCLFAPKCYIILLKPEKNTKQHLMGK; encoded by the exons ATGACTCTTGTGCTCCTGTGGCTCCTGAGTCTGCCTCTCCCTGCCCTCAGCGAAGCTTTGGATCTTCAGTGCACCCTGCAGAATGTCTTTAACCCAGGCTTCATGGCTGATGGACATTTCGTCATTGGGGGTATTTTTCCCCTGCATTACAACCAGGAAATGCCAGACCTGAACTGCACCTACAAACCAGGCCCAGTGAAGTGCAATGG GTTTGATCCCAGAGCTTTCCGCTGGGCTCTGGCCATGAAGCTTGCTGTGGAGGAGATTAATAACAGTAGCAAGCTGTTACCTGGCCATACCCTGGGCTATAAAATATTTGACTCCTGTGCATACCCTTTGACAGGGCAAAGGGCAACTTTGGCTGTTCTAAATGGGCGAAATGAAGCAGACATGCCGATGTGTTCTGGTGCTGGCCCGATGGTGGCCATTATCGGTGAATCAGGTTCCGCTCAGTCTATTGTTTTATCCAGAATTTTGCGACCTTTCATGATTCCAATG ATCAGCTACTTCTCATCCTGTGCCTGTCTCAGTGACAGACGTGAATTCCCCACGTTCTTCAGGACCATCCCCAGTGATGCATACCAGGTTAAAGCTATCGCCAAGCTGCTGCTACACTTCAACTGGacatgggtgggtgtggtgcGGGGGGACCACGCTTATGGGCACTTTGCCCTGCAGGGACTACTAAAGGAGTTGGACGGCACAAGTGTTTGCATAGCCTACCAGGAGATGATCCCCCTGCTGTACAATACCCGTAGAGCACTAGAAATCATTCATGTCATTAACAGCTCCAGTGCACGGGTGGTGGTAGTGTTCTCAGCTGAGGGGGAGCTGACACCCTTCCTGAGGGACTGTATGGAGCAGAATCTCACTGGAATCCAGTGGGTCGCCAGCGAGGCTTGGGTGACAGCCTCAGTGTTCACTGAAAGCAAATACTACCCCTTGCTAGGAGGAACCATCGGGTTTGGGATACGACAAGGCCACATCCCAGGGCTGCAAGAGTATCTGATGATGGTGAACCCCCAGAAGTACCCCTCCAACCCCCTGGTGCAGGAGCTGTGGGGGGCCCTGTATGGttgctccccctccccctccagcaGTTCCAGTGGTGGCACTCAACTGCCCTTTTGCACGGGGCAGGAGACACTCCACAAGCAACACTCTGCCTACATGAACACCTCCAATACTCGCATTACTTACAATGTCTACAAAGGTGTGTATGCTATCGCTCATTCCCTCCACAACCTCATGTCCTGCAAGCCTGGAAATGGCCCATTTATTAACTCCACATGTACGGATGTCACTAAAGTCTACCCATGGCAG CTTCAACACTACCTCCAAGAGGTCTCATTCACCATTTCAGGAGAGAGGGTCAACTTTGACATGAAAGGCGACTCAATCCCATCATACGACCTGATTAACTGGCAGAAGGGCACGGCAGGCAATATTGAGCTAGTTAAAGCGGGCATGTATGATGAGGCTCAGGAGGCTGGGAGTGAACTGGTCGTTTATGACACGGCTCTTGCGTGGCCTGGAGACCAGAGTGAG GTGCCAGTATCCGTTTGCAGTGACAGCTGCACTCCAGGATTTAGGAAGGCTGTCCGTAATGGGGAGCCTCTGTGCTGCTTTGACTGTGTACCATGTGACAGTGGCAAAATTAGCAATCAGACAG attcaaTAGATTGCATGGCCTGTCCTGATGACTACTGGTCCAATGTTGATGGAACAGCATGTATCCCTAAGGTTGTTGAGTTCCTTTCCCATGATGCAATGGGGGTAATACTGACAGTAATTGCTGTGGTAGGGGCTTGTGTCACTTTATCTGTATTTACAGTCTTTCTGTACCACAGAAATACTCCCATAGTACGCATCAataactcagagctgagcttcttTGTCCTGTTCTCCTTgactctgtgttttctgtgtgcattGATCTTTATTGGGGAGCCCACATCCTGGTCCTGCATGTTGCGCCACACGACTTTCAGCATCACCTTCTCCCTCTGTATCTCCTGCATCCTGGGCAAAACCTTAGTGGTCCTGGCTGCCTTCACAGCCACGCAGCCTGGAAACAATGTGATGAAATGGCTCAGGCCTGTGCAGCAGAGGATCATCATCTTTAGCTGCACACTGGTACAAATGCTGATCTGTGCTGCATGGCTCATAGCCTCCCCACCGTTCccttacagaaacacacagtatCAGCATTCCAAGATCATTCTAGACTGCAGTGTGGGATCAGACCTGGCTTTCTGGTGTGTCCTTGGCTACATTGGCCTCTTGGcgactgtgtgttttgttttggccttCCTGGCACGCAAACTACCTGGAAATTTTAATGAGGCTAAGTATATCACCTTTAGCATGCTGATATTTTGTGCTGTTTGGCTAGCCTTTGTTCCTGCCTACGTCAGCTCACCTGGTAAATTTACTACAGCCGTTgaaatatttgctattttagCATCCAGTTTTGGCCTGCTTTTGTGCCTATTTGCtccaaaatgttatattattttattaaaacctgagaaaaacaccaaacagcATTTAATgggcaaataa